From a region of the Neobacillus niacini genome:
- a CDS encoding phosphocarrier protein HPr, protein MAEKQFKVTADTGIHARPATLLVQTASKFDSEINLEYKGKKVNLKSIMGVMSLGIGQGADIAISAEGSDSEEALRSLEELLKKEGLAE, encoded by the coding sequence ATGGCAGAAAAACAATTTAAAGTAACAGCTGATACAGGGATTCACGCTAGACCAGCAACATTACTTGTACAAACAGCAAGCAAATTTGATTCAGAAATCAATTTAGAATATAAGGGTAAGAAGGTTAACTTAAAATCGATTATGGGCGTTATGTCTCTAGGAATTGGCCAGGGTGCAGATATTGCTATTAGTGCTGAAGGAAGTGACAGTGAAGAAGCTTTAAGAAGCCTTGAAGAATTATTGAAAAAAGAAGGACTGGCTGAATAA
- a CDS encoding glycerol-3-phosphate dehydrogenase/oxidase — MKFSNINRNEMIESLKKIEFDVLVIGGGITGAGIALDATTRGMTTALVEMQDFAFGTSSRSTKLIHGGLRYLKQFEIKMVAEVGKEREIVFENGPHVTKPEWMLLPIYQGGTFGRFSTSIGLRVYDFLAGVKKTERRVMLSKEQTLAKEPLLKKEGLIGGGYYVEYRTDDARLTIEVLKKANENGALPINYTKVIGFIYQKNTINGVMVKDEFTGTEYEICAKKIVNAAGPWVEDVRQLDHSNNGKSLQLTKGVHLVIDQGRFPLKQSIYFDTPDNRMVFAIPREGKTYVGTTDTFFNGDKLQPLITKNDRNYLINAINYMFPEMNIQDEDIESSWAGLRPLIFEEGKKASDISRKDEIWESHSGLITIAGGKLTGYRKMAEAVVNLLAAGLSKQENTLYTACKTKKLAVSGGNVGGSAKFPDFISQKASMGVESGLTLIESRQLASIYGSNIEEVFHFFRANRTEAIKYGIPDMLFAKLVYALYCEMAASPTDFFIRRSGDVLFNIHSVDSYKKPVIEFMADKLEWNETDKVKYTKELETALKIASGTV; from the coding sequence ATGAAGTTTTCTAACATAAATAGGAATGAAATGATTGAAAGCTTGAAAAAGATCGAATTTGATGTTTTAGTGATTGGCGGCGGGATTACTGGAGCAGGGATTGCACTGGATGCCACAACGAGAGGGATGACAACAGCACTAGTTGAAATGCAGGATTTTGCTTTTGGCACATCCAGTCGTTCAACAAAATTAATTCATGGCGGGCTTCGTTATTTAAAACAATTCGAAATAAAAATGGTGGCTGAAGTGGGGAAAGAACGGGAAATTGTTTTTGAAAACGGTCCTCATGTAACAAAACCTGAATGGATGTTACTTCCTATCTATCAAGGAGGTACCTTTGGCAGGTTTAGTACTTCCATAGGTTTAAGAGTTTATGATTTTCTCGCAGGAGTTAAAAAAACAGAGAGAAGGGTCATGCTTTCGAAAGAACAGACATTAGCCAAAGAACCATTGTTAAAGAAGGAAGGATTAATTGGCGGTGGATACTATGTGGAGTACCGTACTGACGATGCACGTTTGACGATTGAAGTTTTAAAAAAGGCAAATGAAAACGGTGCCCTGCCAATTAATTATACAAAGGTCATTGGGTTTATTTATCAAAAAAATACCATCAACGGGGTAATGGTCAAAGATGAATTTACAGGAACTGAATACGAGATTTGCGCAAAAAAAATTGTTAATGCAGCGGGCCCTTGGGTGGAAGATGTGCGTCAACTCGATCATTCTAATAATGGAAAATCGCTGCAACTAACAAAAGGAGTTCATCTTGTCATTGATCAAGGTCGATTTCCATTAAAGCAGTCTATTTATTTTGATACCCCTGATAACAGAATGGTTTTTGCCATACCTCGTGAAGGTAAAACGTATGTCGGTACAACAGATACTTTCTTTAATGGAGATAAACTACAGCCTTTGATAACCAAAAATGACCGAAATTACTTAATCAATGCAATAAATTATATGTTTCCTGAAATGAATATTCAAGATGAAGACATTGAGTCAAGTTGGGCAGGGCTGCGCCCGCTCATTTTTGAGGAAGGCAAGAAAGCTTCGGATATTTCAAGGAAGGACGAAATTTGGGAGTCACATTCGGGGCTAATAACAATAGCAGGAGGAAAACTAACAGGTTATCGAAAAATGGCTGAAGCCGTGGTTAATTTGTTAGCGGCAGGTTTGTCCAAACAAGAAAATACCCTATACACAGCATGTAAAACGAAAAAATTGGCTGTTTCTGGTGGGAATGTAGGCGGATCAGCAAAATTTCCTGATTTTATCTCACAAAAAGCATCAATGGGAGTGGAATCTGGTCTTACTTTAATAGAGTCTAGACAGCTAGCTTCTATATATGGATCAAATATTGAAGAGGTCTTTCATTTTTTCCGCGCAAATCGAACAGAGGCGATAAAATATGGCATCCCGGACATGCTTTTTGCAAAGCTTGTTTATGCGCTGTATTGTGAAATGGCTGCCTCGCCAACTGACTTTTTTATACGCCGTTCTGGAGATGTCTTATTCAATATTCATTCTGTCGATTCTTATAAAAAACCAGTTATTGAGTTTATGGCAGATAAATTGGAATGGAATGAAACAGATAAAGTAAAATATACGAAAGAATTAGAAACTGCTTTGAAGATTGCTTCTGGTACAGTGTAA
- the glpK gene encoding glycerol kinase GlpK: protein METFILSIDQGTTSSRAILFNKQGEIVFIAQKEFTQHFPKPGWVEQNANEIWGSVLSVIAEVLSEAGIKPEQIDGIGITNQRETTVVWDRETGEPIYNAIVWQSRQTSEICEELKAQGYDDLFRSKTGLLIDAYFSGTKVKWILDHVDGAREKALQGKLLFGTIDTWIVWKLSGGRAHVTDYSNASRTLMFNIYDLKWDDELLTILDIPKAMLPEVMPSSAIYANTVDYHFFGRETPIAGIAGDQQAALFGQACFEKGMAKNTYGTGCFMLMNTGDKAVRSKNGLLTTIAWGLNGKVEYCLEGSIFVAGSAIQWLRDGLRMFKDAKDSESYALKVCSTEGVYVVPAFVGLGTPYWDSDVRGAVFGLTRGTTKEHFVRATLESLAYQTKDVLSAMEADSLITLKTLRVDGGAVKNNFLMEFQSDILNVPVERPKVSETTALGAAYLAGLAVGYWESQEEISRQWATEQKFDPTMSDEERKSLYNGWKKAVDAAMVFK from the coding sequence TTGGAGACGTTTATTCTCTCTATAGACCAAGGGACAACAAGCTCGCGGGCTATTTTATTCAATAAGCAGGGGGAAATTGTTTTTATTGCACAAAAAGAGTTTACCCAGCATTTTCCTAAACCTGGCTGGGTAGAGCAAAATGCAAATGAAATTTGGGGCTCCGTATTATCTGTTATTGCTGAAGTATTATCTGAAGCTGGAATCAAGCCAGAGCAGATTGATGGAATAGGTATCACGAATCAACGAGAAACCACTGTTGTTTGGGATAGGGAGACTGGTGAGCCTATCTATAACGCAATCGTTTGGCAATCAAGGCAAACGAGTGAAATTTGTGAGGAATTGAAAGCACAGGGCTATGATGATCTATTTCGCTCAAAAACAGGTCTTTTAATAGACGCCTATTTTTCAGGAACAAAAGTCAAATGGATTTTGGATCATGTCGATGGTGCACGTGAAAAAGCGTTACAGGGTAAGCTTTTATTTGGAACTATTGATACTTGGATTGTATGGAAGCTTTCGGGAGGACGTGCACATGTAACAGATTACTCCAATGCCTCCAGGACATTAATGTTTAATATTTATGACCTTAAGTGGGATGATGAATTACTTACGATATTGGACATTCCTAAAGCTATGCTGCCTGAAGTTATGCCCTCATCTGCAATATATGCAAATACAGTCGATTATCATTTTTTTGGAAGGGAGACACCCATTGCAGGGATAGCTGGTGACCAGCAGGCTGCACTTTTCGGGCAAGCGTGCTTCGAAAAAGGGATGGCTAAGAATACTTACGGTACGGGTTGTTTTATGCTGATGAATACAGGTGATAAAGCGGTTCGGTCTAAAAATGGCTTACTGACGACTATAGCATGGGGACTTAACGGAAAGGTTGAATATTGTCTTGAAGGAAGTATCTTTGTTGCAGGTTCAGCTATTCAGTGGCTCCGTGACGGATTGAGAATGTTTAAAGATGCTAAAGATAGTGAGTCTTATGCATTAAAAGTGTGTTCTACTGAAGGTGTATATGTTGTTCCTGCATTTGTAGGTTTAGGGACACCTTATTGGGATAGTGATGTAAGAGGTGCTGTTTTTGGCTTAACAAGAGGAACCACAAAGGAACATTTTGTCAGGGCTACACTCGAATCTTTAGCTTATCAAACCAAAGACGTACTATCTGCGATGGAAGCTGATTCTTTAATCACGCTAAAAACCCTTCGTGTAGATGGCGGTGCAGTAAAAAATAATTTTTTAATGGAATTCCAAAGTGATATTTTAAATGTACCAGTAGAAAGACCGAAAGTTAGTGAAACCACTGCGCTTGGAGCAGCATATCTAGCTGGACTGGCGGTAGGTTACTGGGAAAGCCAGGAGGAAATATCAAGGCAATGGGCAACTGAGCAGAAATTCGATCCGACAATGTCTGATGAGGAGAGAAAGAGCCTTTATAATGGATGGAAAAAGGCAGTCGATGCTGCGATGGTCTTTAAATAG
- a CDS encoding YkvS family protein, with product MKKAEVGNVIEFRGGLKGIVEKVNENSVIVDLTLMDNYRDLELDQRTVVNHKNYKIVKESAY from the coding sequence TTGAAAAAAGCAGAAGTAGGAAATGTCATTGAATTCCGCGGCGGATTAAAAGGTATTGTAGAAAAGGTCAATGAAAACTCTGTAATAGTCGACCTAACACTTATGGATAATTATCGTGACTTAGAATTGGATCAGCGGACTGTTGTAAACCATAAAAATTATAAGATTGTAAAAGAAAGCGCTTATTAA
- a CDS encoding DUF6254 family protein, with the protein MSKSQSQQERQWTVRKQDQNPHGKVKSKDELLKEAGRDK; encoded by the coding sequence ATGAGCAAATCCCAAAGCCAGCAAGAGCGACAATGGACGGTCCGTAAACAAGACCAAAACCCGCACGGAAAAGTAAAATCAAAAGATGAGCTATTAAAAGAAGCTGGACGAGATAAATAA
- a CDS encoding CPBP family intramembrane glutamic endopeptidase, which yields MKNSILDLRLITGFIIAHALMYFTFYDRAIFWYIFTGSLLILITYAMFQEAVEDEASFFKYISLGTLSGLLLYLLFWLGVQAFDLLNLPFENSIKKLYRWFAPALFWQYLALILVAAPGEELFWRGFVQKRLLRYFGPFRSILIAALLYASVHIYSGTLILMLAAFLSGLMWGALYLWKKSMPLVIVSHIVFDIMIFIILPLK from the coding sequence ATGAAGAATAGCATTCTTGATCTTCGGCTAATCACTGGTTTCATTATTGCTCATGCTCTTATGTATTTCACCTTTTATGACAGAGCCATATTTTGGTACATATTTACTGGTTCACTTCTTATATTAATTACTTATGCGATGTTTCAAGAAGCTGTAGAAGATGAAGCGTCATTTTTCAAATATATCTCCCTCGGTACTTTATCAGGATTACTTCTCTATTTATTATTTTGGCTGGGCGTACAAGCCTTTGACCTGCTGAATTTGCCTTTTGAAAATAGTATTAAAAAACTCTACCGCTGGTTTGCTCCTGCGTTATTTTGGCAGTACCTGGCACTAATTTTAGTAGCAGCACCTGGAGAAGAACTCTTTTGGCGCGGATTCGTTCAAAAGAGACTACTCCGTTATTTTGGGCCATTCAGGAGTATTTTAATTGCGGCTTTACTTTATGCTTCAGTTCATATCTATTCAGGCACACTAATCCTAATGCTTGCTGCCTTCCTTTCTGGTCTTATGTGGGGTGCACTTTATTTATGGAAGAAAAGTATGCCTTTAGTGATTGTTTCGCATATTGTTTTTGACATCATGATTTTCATTATTTTACCATTAAAATAG